Proteins from a genomic interval of Phaenicophaeus curvirostris isolate KB17595 unplaced genomic scaffold, BPBGC_Pcur_1.0 scaffold_59, whole genome shotgun sequence:
- the LOC138734095 gene encoding uncharacterized protein: PSPSPSPSPSPSPSPSPSPSPSPSPSPSPSPSPSPSPSPSPSPSPSPSPSPSPSPSPSPSPSPSPSPSPSPSPSPSPSPSPSPSPSPSPSPSPSPSPSPSPSPSPSPSPSPSPSPSPSPSPSPSPSPSPSPSPSPSPSPSPSPSPSPSPSPSPSPSPSPSPSPSPSPSPSPSPSPSPSPSPSPSPSPSPSPSPSPSPSPSPSPSPSPSPSPSPSPSPSPSPSPSPSPSPSPSPSPSPSPSPSPPSPPIPPSPPIPPIPPIPPSPPQSPQSPSPPIPPIPPSPPSPPSPPSPPIPPSPPSPPPPSPSPSPSPSPSPSPSPSPSPSPSPSPSPSPSPSPSPSPSPSPSPSPSPSPSPSPSPSPSPSPSPSPSHPHPHLHLHPLSHTLYPTPHPTP, translated from the exons ccatccccatccccatccccatccccatctccatccccatctccatctccatctccatccccatctccatccccatccccatccccatccccatctccatccccatctccatctccatctccatccccatctccatccccatccccatccccatctccatccccatctccatccccatccccatccccatccccatctccatccccatctccatccccatctccatccccatccccatctccatccccatctccatctccatctccatccccatccccatctccatccccatctccatctccatccccatccccatctccatccccatccccatccccatccccatccccatccccatctccatccccatccccatccccatctccatccccatctccatccccatccccatctccatccccatccccatccccatctccatccccatctccatccccatccccatccccatctccatccccatctccatccccatccccatccccatccccatctccatccccatctccatctccatctccatccccatccccatctccatccccatctccatctccatccccatccccatctccatccccatccccatccccatccccatccccatccccatctccatccccatccccatccccatctccatctccatctccatccccatccccatctccatccccatccccatctccatccccatccccatc tccccccagtccccccattccccccagcccccccattccccccattccccccattccccccagtcccccccagtccccccagtctcccagcccccccattccTCCCattccccccagtccccccagtccccccagcccccccagcccccccattccccccagtccccccagtccccctc ccccatctccatctccatccccatccccatccccatccccatccccatctccatccccatccccatccccatccccatccccatccccatctccatctccatctccatccccatccccatccccatctccatccccatctccatctccatccccatctccatctccatccccatccccatccccatccccatccccatccccatcccatccccatccccatctccatctccatcccctgtCCCACACCCTGTATCccaccccacatcccaccccatAA